One Rosa chinensis cultivar Old Blush chromosome 5, RchiOBHm-V2, whole genome shotgun sequence genomic region harbors:
- the LOC112168028 gene encoding auxin response factor 18 yields the protein MKDMEKSLDPQLWHACAGGMVQMPPVNSKVFYFPQGHAEHAQTHVDFPASSVRIPPLILCRVAGIRYMADPETDEVFARIRLVPSESNEVFAQDQGSVDSDGSGNPEKPSSFAKTLTQSDANNGGGFSVPRYCAETIFPRLDYSADPPVQTVIAKDVHGELWKFRHIYRGTPRRHLLTTGWSTFVNQKKLVAGDSIVFLRAENGDLCVGIRRAKRGSPEGSSESGWNHGGSGGGSVLPYSGFSVFLKDEESKMGRNNGFGNSSLNNGKERGGRGGGRVRPEAVVEAATLAANGQPFEVVYYPRASTPEFCVKASAVRAAMRVQWCSGMRFKMPFETEDSSRISWFMGTIASVDVNDKIRWPNSPWRVLQVTWDEPDLLQNVKCVSPWLIELVSNFPIIHMAPFSPPRKKLRIPQHPDFDGQLTLPSFSGNPLGSSSPMCCLPDNTPAGIQGARHAQLRISLSNLHFNSKLQSGLFSSSFQRFDQNSRIPNDIRNGHTNSNESLSCLLTMGSSNQNLEKSDDVKKHQFLLFGQPIITEQQISRSCSSDAVSQVLAGNNLKDENQGRKRFLSVGSDSALERWASLEKSALNEEFQAIDVDTGHCKVFMESEDVGRTLDLSALGSYDELYRRLTIMFGLEKPEMLSHVLYRDPTGVVKQTGDEPFGEFKKTAKRLTILTRPANETIGRTWIRGMENAESRLGASNKTGPLSIFA from the exons ATGAAGGACATGGAGAAAAGCTTGGATCCTCAGCTATGGCACGCCTGCGCCGGCGGCATGGTCCAAATGCCTCCGGTGAACTCCAAAGTCTTCTACTTTCCTCAAGGACACGCCGAGCACGCCCAAACCCACGTCGATTTCCCCGCCTCCTCCGTCAGAATCCCACCTCTCATTCTCTGCCGCGTCGCCGGAATCAGATACATGGCCGACCCGGAAACCGACGAGGTCTTCGCCAGAATCCGGCTGGTCCCTTCCGAGAGCAACGAGGTTTTTGCTCAGGACCAAGGCTCTGTGGACTCTGATGGGTCTGGGAATCCGGAAAAGCCTTCTTCTTTCGCTAAGACTCTGACCCAGTCCGACGCTAACAATGGCGGCGGGTTCTCCGTTCCGAGATACTGCGCCGAGACCATTTTCCCGAGGCTGGACTACTCCGCCGACCCGCCGGTGCAGACGGTGATCGCCAAGGACGTCCACGGCGAGTTGTGGAAGTTCCGGCACATTTACCGAGGCACCCCTCGCCGGCATTTGCTGACCACCGGGTGGAGCACGTTCGTGAACCAGAAGAAgctcgtcgccggcgactcgATTGTGTTCCTGCGAGCCGAAAACGGCGACCTCTGCGTCGGGATTCGGAGGGCCAAGCGGGGGTCGCCGGAGGGTTCGTCGGAATCGGGGTGGAACCACGGCGGTTCTGGGGGAGGGTCGGTTTTGCCGTATTCCGGGTTCTCGGTGTTTCTGAAAGATGAAGAGAGCAAAATGGGGAGAAATAATGGGTTTGGGAATTCGAGTCTGAATAATGGGAAGGAGAGAGGgggcagaggaggaggaagagtgAGGCCTGAGGCTGTGGTGGAGGCTGCCACTCTTGCGGCCAATGGACAGCCGTTTGAGGTGGTTTATTATCCGAGAGCCAGCACGCCGGAGTTTTGTGTTAAGGCCTCGGCGGTGAGGGCGGCGATGAGGGTGCAGTGGTGCTCAGGCATGAGGTTTAAGATGCCTTTTGAGACTGAGGACTCTTCTAGGATTAGTTGGTTCATGGGAACCATAGCTTCTGTTGATGTTAATGATAAAATCCGCTGGCCTAATTCTCCTTGGAGAGTTCTACAG GTGACATGGGATGAGCCAGATTTGTTACAGAATGTGAAGTGTGTCAGCCCATGGTTGATTGAGCTGGTATCAAATTTTCCCATTATCCACATGGCGCCCTTTTCACCGCCACGGAAGAAGTTGCGTATCCCGCAACACCCAGACTTTGACGGGCAGTTAACGTTGCCATCATTTTCAGGCAACCCCCTCGGGTCCAGCAGCCCCATGTGTTGTCTACCAGATAACACTCCTGCAGGCATACAGGGAGCCAGGCATGCTCAACTTAGAATATCTTTATCAAATCTCCACTTTAACAGCAAACTGCAGTCGGGGCTGTTCTCGTCCAGTTTCCAGAGGTTCGATCAAAATTCTAGAATTCCCAATGACATCAGGAATGGCCACACAAACAGCAACGAAAGCCTATCTTGCTTGCTAACAATGGGAAGTTCTAATCAGAACTTGGAGAAATCTGATGATGTGAAGAAACACCAGTTTTTACTCTTTGGTCAACCAATAATTACTGAGCAGCAGATCTCTCGTAGCTGCTCCAGTGATGCAGTTTCACAAGTTCTTGCTGGTAATAATTTGAAAGATGAGAATCAAGGCAGAAAAAGGTTTCTATCTGTTGGTTCAGACTCTGCTCTTGAGCGCTGGGCTTCACTAGAGAAATCTGCATTGAACGAGGAATTTCAAGCTATTGATGTGGATACCGGTCATTGCAAGGTATTCATGGAGTCCGAGGATGTTGGAAGGACTCTTGACCTCTCAGCTTTAGGCTCTTATGATGAGTTATACAGGAGGCTGACCATCATGTTTGGATTAGAAAAACCGGAAATGCTGAGCCATGTTCTTTACCGAGATCCAACAGGTGTTGTTAAACAAACTGGAGATGAACCATTCGG TGAATTTAAGAAAACAGCAAAGAGACTGACTATTCTAACACGTCCGGCCAATGAAACTATTGGAAG GACATGGATTAGAGGAATGGAAAATGCTGAAAGTAGACTTGGTGCATCAAACAAGACTGGTCCTTTGAGCATATTTGCTTAG